From a single Miscanthus floridulus cultivar M001 chromosome 8, ASM1932011v1, whole genome shotgun sequence genomic region:
- the LOC136474453 gene encoding aspartic proteinase 36-like, with amino-acid sequence MSTEPGGLLILHQLVLMAHLFLGNNTCIGTCLDLFSADGIMGLGRGQLSIMDQLVEKGVISDSFSLCYGGMDIGGGAMVLGGVPAPSDMVFSHSDPLRSPYYNIELKEIHVAGKALRVDSRIFDSKHGTVLDSGTTYAYLPEQAFVAFRDAETC; translated from the exons ATGTCCACG GAACCAGGAGGCCTACTAATCCTTCATCAACTTGTTCTAATGGCGCACCTGTTTCTGGGAAACAACACATGTATAGGCACATGTCTAGACCTTTTTAGTGCTGATGGTATAATGGGCCTCGGTCGTGGTCAACTTAGCATAATGGATCAGCTTGTTGAAAAGGGTGTCATAAGCGATTCATTCTCATTGTGCTATGGCGGTATGGATATTGGTGGTGGTGCTATGGTGCTTGGTGGAGTGCCTGCTCCTTCTGACATGGTTTTTTCACATTCAGACCCTCTCCGCAG TCCATATTACAACATTGAGTTAAAGGAAATACATGTTGCTGGAAAGGCACTGCGGGTAGATTCAAGGATCTTCGACAGCAAGCATGGGACTGTTTTGGATAGTGGGACCACATATGCTTATTTGCCAGAGCAAGCTTTCGTGGCTTTTAGAGATGCT GAAACATGCTAA